A single window of Populus nigra chromosome 17, ddPopNigr1.1, whole genome shotgun sequence DNA harbors:
- the LOC133677401 gene encoding protein FATTY ACID EXPORT 3, chloroplastic-like, which yields MSVSMELLSAGCTSLLTKKPSLCSSSSMALFAPSLKFQSLLLKPSGHRLSFESPRAFVPKGLGVGVGFRSGNSLNRQIVVFAGSHEDSEHSEIEVEKESQDKKLEGEESEEVWKQTLESFKEQALRLQSVSQEAYEIYSEKAMVILEETSEKLKIQAVKAKKDLGELAKELGEDSIEYLVAATENSPEPVKEVVETLSSSTDDFNDISKVRDFQVGIPYGLLLATAGFLSFMLSGSINSIRFGVILGGALLALSVSSLKSYKRGEPDSLALKGQAAIVAIIFLRDIRIIMTRGGSFFTPVATLISGAVVAFYLYKIAVGGKQSKGSDLGHGAEN from the exons atgagtgTGTCAATGGAGTTGTTATCTGCTGGCTGTACTTCTTTGCTAACAAAAAAGCCATCtctttgttcatcttcttcaatgGCTTTGTTTGCCCCATCCTTAAAGTTTCAATCTCTATTGCTTAAACCTAGCGGTCACAGGTTGTCTTTTGAGTCTCCAAGGGCTTTTGTCCCTAAAGGGCTTGGTGTTGGCGTTGGTTTTCGTTCTGGGAATTCGTTGAACCGACAAATTGTGGTATTTGCTGGCTCTCACGAGGATTCT GAGCATTCAGAGATTGAAGTGGAAAAGGAAagtcaagataaaaaattagaggGTGAAGAATCAGAGGAAGTATGGAAGCAGACACTAGAATCTTTCAAAGAACAAGCTTTAAGGTTGCAAAGTGTTTCTCAAGAAGCATATGAGATATACTCAGAGAAAGCCATGGTTATTTTGGAAGAAACTTCAGAGAAGTTAAAGATTCAAGCAGTGAAGGCAAAGAAGGATTTGGGTGAGCTAGCAAAGGAACTTGGTGAAGATAGTATAGAGTATCTTGTAGCAGCTACAGAGAATTCTCCAGAACCAGTGAAGGAGGTTGTGGAAACGTTATCTTCTTCGACCGatgattttaatgatatttCTAAAGTCCGTGATTTCCAAGTTGGAATACCATATG GTTTATTACTTGCTACTGCTGGATTTCTCTCCTTCATGCTGTCAGGCAGCATCAATTCCATTAGGTTTGGTGTCATTCTTGGTGGTGCACTTCTGGCTTTAAGCGTATCAAGTTTAAAATCTTACAAAAGAGGAGAGCCAGATTCCTTGGCCTTGAAAGGACAGGCAG CAATAGTGGCTATAATCTTTCTTAGGGACATTAGAATCATAATGACTCGG GGAGGTTCATTTTTTACTCCTGTTGCAACCCTCATCAG TGGTGCCGTGGTTGCATTCTATCTATATAAGATCGCCGTGGGTGGTAAGCAGAGTAAGGGGTCAGACTTGGGACATGGAGCAGAAAATTGA
- the LOC133676810 gene encoding uncharacterized protein LOC133676810, protein MGRNGISRLFLFFVVLIVSSGVSNASFFSTIRHLAAPKDHDSNSSVKIQVSPSPSPDPAKTLNTTNTEDNSVSKVDNSTSLNNNNNNNNNNNNNSDKSNGERGVVGLNSTRGNEKESGDEKRDDETKKVSEEKDHRKPDLESEAGGENCTTVGGRRCTDLKSLTACILGFDNGSHWWTVLIQNSGERTLSVDVHAPNLIDNSLVEIAKHQTKTINLTVGQSTEVILNAKNGDCVLHLDPLESQANFFMNLPSYDQLITPINGAYFLIITVVVFGGTLACCMCRKGRPEAGIAYQELEMAMPESGVANDFETAGGWDKVWDDNWDEENAIKSPAARHSASVSANGLTSRTPNKDGWENDWDN, encoded by the exons ATGGGTAGAAATGGAATTTCAAGACTATTTTTGTTCTTCGTCGTCTTGATTGTATCCTCCGGTGTTTCTAACGCTTCCTTTTTCTCCACGATTCGGCATTTGGCTGCTCCTAAAGACCACGACAGCAACAGCTCCGTCAAAATCCAA gTATCCCCGTCGCCAAGTCCAGATCCTGCTAAGACACTAAATACGACAAACACTGAGGATAATTCGGTTTCAAAAGTTGATAATTCCACGagcttaaataataataataataataataataataataataataatagtgataaaaGTAATGGTGAAAGGGGGGTTGTGGGACTAAATTCGACTCGGGGGAATGAAAAGGAGAGTGGAGATGAGAAAAGGGATGATGAAACGAAGAAGGTGAGTGAAGAGAAGGATCATCGGAAACCAGATTTGGAATCAGAGGCTGGTGGGGAGAATTGTACAACAGTGGGCGGTAGGAGGTGCACGGACCTCAAGTCGTTGACTGCTTGCATTCTTGGATTTGATAATG GATCCCATTGGTGGACGGTTCTTATACAAAATTCTGGGGAACGCACTTTGTCAGTGGATGTGCATGCCCCAAATCTTATTGACAATTCTTTGGTGGAAATAGCGAAACACCAAACTAAAACG ATCAATTTGACTGTTGGTCAAAGCACAGAGGTGATATTAAATGCTAAAAATGGGGACTGTGTTCTGCACTTGGATCCTCTTGAATCTCAAGCAAACTTTTTCATGAACCTCCCTTCTTATGACCAGCTAATTACCCCCATCAATGGTGCTTACTTCCTGATTATTACAGTGGTAGTTTTTGGAGGGACATTAGCTTGCTGCATGTGTAGGAAGGGGAGACCGGAGGCGGGAATCGCTTATCAGGAGCTTGAAATGGCTATGCCAGAATCTGGTGTTGCAAATGATTTTGAAACAGCTGGAGGCTGGGATAAGGTCTGGGATGATAATTGGGATGAGGAGAATGCAATAAAGTCACCAGCTGCACGTCATTCAGCAAGTGTGTCAGCCAATGGCCTTACTTCTAGGACTCCAAACAAAGATGGATGGGAAAATGACTGGGACAACTAG
- the LOC133677400 gene encoding vacuolar-sorting receptor 1-like isoform X1, translated as MREKLGFLVCVWFLLCGFCSGRFVVEKNSLKLTSPESLKGVYECAIGNFGVPQYGGTLVGTVVYPKANQKACKGFDEVDISFKSRPGGLPTFVLADRGDCYFTLKAWNAQKGGAAAILVADDKVEPLITMDTPEEDNLDAAYLQNITIPSALISKSLGDSIKKALFDGEMVNMNLDWTESLPHPDERVEYEFWTNSNDECGPKCDSQIEFVKNFKGAAQILEQKGYTQFTPHYITWYCPEAFILSKQCKSQCINHGRYCAPDPEQDFSKGYDGKDVVVQNLRQACFYKVVSESKKPWLWWDYVTDFSIRCPMKDKKYTKECADQVIQSLGVDLRKIDKCIGDPEADVENEVLKAEQDTQIGKGSRGDVTILPTLVINNRQYRGKLGKGAVLKAICAGFEETTEPAICLSEDVETNECLENNGGCWQDKAANLTACKDTFRGRVCECPVVQGVKFVGDGYTRCEASGSSRCELNNGGCWKKTQDGRTFSACAEDHSQGCKCPPGFKGDGVNSCEDVDECKDKLACQCSECKCKNTWGSYDCSCGGGLLYMQEHDTCISKAANTNYSWSFVWIIILGLAAAGVAGYAIYKYRIRRYMDSEIRAIMAQYMPLDSQADIPVHHAPRGDI; from the exons atgAGGGAAAAGTTAGGATTTTTGGTTTGTGTATGGTTTTTGCTATGTGGGTTTTGTTCTGGTAGGTTTGTAGTAGAGAAAAACAGCTTGAAACTAACATCACCTGAGTCATTGAAAGGTGTTTATGAATGCGCGATTGGTAATTTCGGAGTTCCTCAATATGGAGGAACTTTAGTTGGTACTGTGGTTTATCCAAAAGCTAATCAAAAGGCATGCAAAGGGTTTGATGAGGTTGATATCTCTTTCAAATCTAGGCCTGGAGGGTTACCTACTTTTGTCCTTGCTGATCGTGGAG ATTGTTACTTTACCTTGAAGGCATGGAATGCACAGAAAGGTGGAGCAGCAGCTATTCTTGTAGCAGATGACAAGGTTGAACCACTGATTACCATGGACACCCCTGAAGAAGACAATTTAGATGCTGCTTATCTGCAGAACATCACTATCCCCTCAGCACTTATTAGCAAGTCCTTGGGTGACAGTATCAAGAAAGCTCTATTTGATGGAGAGATGGTTAACATGAATCTTGATTGGACAGAGTCTCTTCCACATCCTGATGAACGGGTTGAGTATGAGTTCTGGACAAATAGCAATGATGAGTGCGGGCCAAAATGTGACAGTCAGATTGAGTTTGTCAAGAACTTCAAAGGTGCAGCTCAGATACTCGAGCAGAAGGGTTACACACAGTTCACCCCTCACTACATAACATGGTATTGCCCAGAGGCATTCATTCTGAGCAAACAATGCAAATCCCAGTGCATCAACCATGGGAGGTACTGTGCTCCAGATCCTGAGCAGGATTTTAGCAAAGGGTATGATGGAAAAGATGTTGTAGTACAGAATCTACGCCAAGCTTGCTTTTATAAAGTGGTCAGTGAAAGTAAAAAGCCATGGCTTTGGTGGGACTATGTGactgatttttcaatccgttgCCCAATGAAGGACAAGAAATACACCAAAGAGTGTGCAGATCAAGTTATCCAATCTCTTG GTGTTGATCTTAGGAAGATAGATAAATGCATAGGAGACCCTGAGGCAGATGTGGAAAACGAAGTTCTTAAAGCTGAACAAGATACACAG ATCGGAAAAGGGTCTCGAGGAGATGTGACTATACTTCCAACTCTTGTAATAAACAACAGGCAATATAGAG GTAAGTTGGGCAAAGGAGCAGTTCTTAAGGCGATATGTGCAGGTTTTGAAGAGACCACGGAGCCAGCCATATGCTTAAGTGAAG ATGTAGAAACCAACGAGTGTCTAGAAAACAATGGTGGGTGCTGGCAGGACAAGGCTGCTAACCTTACTGCATGCAAG GATACTTTCCGGGGTAGAGTATGTGAATGTCCTGTAGTTCAGGGTGTGAAGTTTGTTGGTGATGGTTATACTCGCTGTGAAG CTTCGGGTTCTTCACGTTGTGAACTTAACAATGGAGGATGCTGGAAGAAAACTCAAGATGGCAGGACCTTTTCTGCTTGTGCT GAAGATCATTCTCAAGGTTGCAAGTGTCCTCCAGGATTCAAGGGTGATGGAGTAAATTCCTGTGAAG ATGTGGATGAATGCAAAGACAAGCTGGCCTGCCAGTGTTCAGAATGCAAATGCAAAAATACCTGGGGCAGTTATGACTGCAGCTGCGGTGGTGGTTTATTGTATATGCAAGAACATGACACGTGCATAA GTAAAGCTGCCAACACAAATTACAGCTGGAGCTTTGTTTGGATTATTATTCTTGGCTTGGCTGCTGCTGGTGTTGCTGGATATGCAATTTACAAGTACAGAATCCGG AGATACATGGATTCAGAGATACGGGCTATCATGGCACAGTATATGCCATTGGATAGTCAAGCAGACATCCCTGTTCATCATGCTCCCCGTGGGGACATCTGA
- the LOC133676809 gene encoding leucine-rich repeat receptor-like protein kinase PXC2, whose amino-acid sequence MLLKFLFLAVLAPLLLVQCLDSINDDVLGLIVFKAGLQDPESKLSSWNEDDDSPCNWVGVKCDPNTHRVTELVLDGFSLSGHIGRGLLRLQFLQVLSLANNNFNGTINPDLPRLGGLQVIDLSENSLSGSIPDGFFQQCGSLRSVSFARNDLTGMIPGSLSFCMSLSVVNFSSNGLSGELPSGLWYLRGLQSLDLSDNLLEGEIPEGIANLYALRAINLRRNRFTGQLPVDIGGCQVLKLLDFSENALSGGLPESLQRLSSCATVRLGGNSFTGEVPGWIGELTSLESLDLSVNRLSGRIPVSIGNLNVLKELNLSMNQLTGGLPESMANCVNLLAIDVSHNRLTGNLPSWIFKTGLKSVSLSGNKLDESIDHPSGVSLAASLESLQVLDLSSNVFSGEIPSDIGVLSSLQLFNVSRNQLFGSIPPSVGELTMIQALDLSDNRLTGSIPSEIGGAVSLKELRLEMNFLTGKIPTQIKKCSSLTSLIISGNNLSGPIPVAIANLTNLQYVDLSFNRFSGSLPKELANLSHLLSFNISHNNLKGDLPLGGFFNTISPSSVSRNPSLCGSVVNRSCPSVHQKPIVLNPNSSGSSNGTSFNLHHRKIALSISALIAIGAAACITLGVVAVTLLNIRARSSMARSPAAFTFSGGEDFSCSPTNDPNYGKLVMFSGDADFVAGAQALLNKDSELGRGGFGVVYRTILRDGRSVAIKKLTVSSLIKSQDEFEREVKKLGEVRHHNLVTLEGYYWTPSLQLLIYEYVSSGSLYKHLHDGPDKNYLSWRHRFNIILGMARGLAHLHHMNITHYNLKSTNILIDDSGEPKVGDFGLAKLLPTLDRCILSSKIQSALGYMAPEFACRTVKITEKCDVYGFGVLVLEVVTGKRPVEYMEDDVVVLCDMVRGALEDGRVEECIDGRLRGNFPADEAIPVVKLGLICSSQVPSNRPDMEEVVNILELIQCPAGGQEELE is encoded by the exons ATGCTGCTCAAGTTCTTATTTTTAGCTGTTTTAGCTCCACTACTTCTGGTACAGTGTTTGGACTCAATCAATGATGATGTACTTGGCTTGATAGTATTCAAGGCGGGTCTTCAAGACCCAGAGTCTAAACTCTCATCATGGAATGAAGATGATGACAGTCCGTGTAACTGGGTTGGTGTCAAATGTGACCCGAATACCCATCGGGTCACTGAACTGGTTCTTGATGGCTTCTCTTTATCTGGGCACATTGGTCGTGGCCTTTTGAGGCTACAATTTCTTCAGGTTTTGTCTTTGGCTAATAATAACTTTAATGGGACTATAAACCCTGATCTTCCTAGACTTGGCGGCTTACAAGTTATTGACTTGAGTGAAAATAGTCTATCAGGGTCAATCCCCGATGGGTTTTTCCAGCAATGTGGGTCATTGAGGTCTGTTTCATTTGCTAGGAATGATCTTACAGGGATGATTCCTGGTTCTTTGAGCTTTTGTATGTCGCTTTCAGTTGTTAATTTCTCATCGAATGGCCTTTCTGGTGAATTGCCATCTGGATTATGGTATTTGAGAGGGTTACAGTCTCTTGATTTGTCTGATAATTTGTTGGAAGGAGAGATTCCTGAAGGAATTGCAAATTTGTATGCTTTGAGAGCCATTAATTTGAGAAGGAATAGGTTCACTGGGCAGCTACCAGTGGATATTGGAGGTTGCCAGGTTTTGAAACTGCTTGATTTTAGCGAGAATGCTTTGTCTGGTGGTCTTCCAGAGTCATTGCAGAGGCTTAGTTCATGTGCTACTGTTAGACTAGGAGGAAATTCATTTACAGGGGAAGTTCCTGGGTGGATTGGAGAGTTGACGAGTCTTGAAAGCTTGGATCTTTCTGTCAATAGACTTTCAGGTCGGATTCCAGTTTCAATAGGAAACCTTAACGTGTTGAAGGAATTGAATCTGTCCATGAACCAGCTTACTGGAGGATTGCCTGAGTCAATGGCGAATTGTGTTAACCTTTTGGCTATAGATGTTAGCCATAATCGGTTGACAGGTAATCTTCCTTCATGGATTTTCAAGACGGGGTTAAAAAGTGTGTCGCTTTCTGGGAACAAACTTGATGAAAGCATAGACCATCCTTCAGGTGTATCTTTGGCAGCTTCTCTTGAAAGTCTTCAGGTCTTGGATCTATCTTCAAATGTCTTCTCTGGAGAAATCCCATCTGACATTGGGGTTTTAAGCAGCCTGCAACTCTTTAATGTGTCAAGGAACCAACTGTTTGGTTCTATTCCACCGAGTGTAGGAGAATTGACAATGATACAAGCTCTGGATTTGAGTGATAATAGGCTAACCGGAAGCATTCCTTCTGAAATTGGAGGAGCAGTCTCCCTCAAGGAACTGAGATTGGAGATGAACTTCCTAACTGGGAAAATTCCAACTCAGATCAAGAAGTGCTCATCTCTAACATCTTT AATTATATCTGGGAACAACCTTAGTGGTCCAATTCCAGTAGCCATTGCAAACCTAACCAACCTACAATATGTAGATTTATCATTCAACCGCTTCTCTGGAAGCTTACCCAAGGAGCTGGCCAATCTTTCCCACCTCCTGTCCTTTAATATTTCTCATAACAACTTAAAAGGCGATCTCCCACTTGGGGGTTTCTTCAACACTATTTCCCCATCATCTGTCTCTCGTAATCCCTCCTTGTGTGGATCTGTTGTCAACCGATCCTGCCCTTCTGTCCATCAGAAGCCTATTGTTCTGAATCCCAACTCTTCTGGCTCCTCCAATGGCACCTCTTTTAATCTCCATCACAGGAAGATTGCACTCAGCATCTCTGCTCTCATTGCTATTGGTGCAGCCGCTTGCATTACACTCGGTGTGGTAGCTGTTACTCTCCTCAATATCCGTGCAAGATCTTCTATGGCACGCTCTCCTGCTGCTTTCACATTTTCTGGTGGGGAAGATTTCAGCTGTTCCCCAACTAATGATCCAAACTATGGCAAGCTTGTCATGTTTTCTGGTGATGCTGATTTTGTTGCTGGGGCCCAAGCATTACTCAACAAAGACTCAGAACTTGGTCGTGGAGGGTTTGGGGTTGTTTACCGAACAATACTTCGAGATGGGCGTTCAGTTGCTATAAAGAAGCTAACAGTTTCAAGTTTGATCAAGTCCCAAGATGAATTTGAAAGGGAAGTGAAGAAACTTGGAGAGGTTAGGCATCATAATCTTGTCACACTGGAAGGTTATTACTGGACTCCATCCTTACAACTCCTTATTTATGAATACGTATCCAGTGGAAGTTTGTATAAGCATCTCCATGATGGACCTGATAAGAACTACCTCTCCTGGCGGCATAGATTCAACATAATACTTGGAATGGCTAGAGGTTTGGCCCATTTGCATCACATGAACATAACCCATTACAATTTAAAATCTACCAATATTCTGATAGATGATTCTGGTGAGCCAAAAGTGGGAGACTTTGGCCTGGCGAAGCTGTTGCCCACTTTAGACCGTTGCATCTTAAGCAGCAAAATCCAGAGTGCATTAGGATACATGGCTCCCGAGTTTGCTTGTCGAACGGTGAAGATAACTGAGAAATGTGATGTGTATGGGTTCGGGGTCCTAGTTTTGGAAGTGGTGACAGGGAAGAGGCCAGTGGAATACATGGAGGATGATGTGGTTGTGCTATGTGACATGGTGAGGGGAGCACTGGAGGATGGAAGAGTGGAAGAATGCATTGATGGCAGACTTCGAGGAAATTTTCCAGCAGATGAGGCGATTCCAGTAGTAAAACTTGGTTTGATATGTTCATCTCAAGTGCCATCGAATCGGCCAGACATGGAAGAAGTGGTCAATATTTTAGAGCTGATCCAATGTCCTGCAGGGGGCCAGGAAGAGCTGGAGTGA
- the LOC133677400 gene encoding vacuolar-sorting receptor 1-like isoform X2, with the protein MREKLGFLVCVWFLLCRFCSGRFVVEKNSLKLTSPESLKGVYECAIGNFGVPQYGGTLVGTVVYPKANQKACKGFDEVDISFKSRPGGLPTFVLADRGDCYFTLKAWNAQKGGAAAILVADDKVEPLITMDTPEEDNLDAAYLQNITIPSALISKSLGDSIKKALFDGEMVNMNLDWTESLPHPDERVEYEFWTNSNDECGPKCDSQIEFVKNFKGAAQILEQKGYTQFTPHYITWYCPEAFILSKQCKSQCINHGRYCAPDPEQDFSKGYDGKDVVVQNLRQACFYKVVSESKKPWLWWDYVTDFSIRCPMKDKKYTKECADQVIQSLGVDLRKIDKCIGDPEADVENEVLKAEQDTQIGKGSRGDVTILPTLVINNRQYRGKLGKGAVLKAICAGFEETTEPAICLSEDVETNECLENNGGCWQDKAANLTACKDTFRGRVCECPVVQGVKFVGDGYTRCEASGSSRCELNNGGCWKKTQDGRTFSACAEDHSQGCKCPPGFKGDGVNSCEDVDECKDKLACQCSECKCKNTWGSYDCSCGGGLLYMQEHDTCISKAANTNYSWSFVWIIILGLAAAGVAGYAIYKYRIRRYMDSEIRAIMAQYMPLDSQADIPVHHAPRGDI; encoded by the exons atgAGGGAAAAGTTAGGATTTTTGGTTTGTGTATGGTTTTTGCTATGTAGGTTTTGTTCTGGTAGGTTTGTAGTAGAGAAAAACAGCTTGAAACTAACATCACCTGAGTCATTGAAAGGTGTTTATGAATGCGCGATTGGTAATTTCGGAGTTCCTCAATATGGAGGAACTTTAGTTGGTACTGTGGTTTATCCAAAAGCTAATCAAAAGGCATGCAAAGGGTTTGATGAGGTTGATATCTCTTTCAAATCTAGGCCTGGAGGGTTACCTACTTTTGTCCTTGCTGATCGTGGAG ATTGTTACTTTACCTTGAAGGCATGGAATGCACAGAAAGGTGGAGCAGCAGCTATTCTTGTAGCAGATGACAAGGTTGAACCACTGATTACCATGGACACCCCTGAAGAAGACAATTTAGATGCTGCTTATCTGCAGAACATCACTATCCCCTCAGCACTTATTAGCAAGTCCTTGGGTGACAGTATCAAGAAAGCTCTATTTGATGGAGAGATGGTTAACATGAATCTTGATTGGACAGAGTCTCTTCCACATCCTGATGAACGGGTTGAGTATGAGTTCTGGACAAATAGCAATGATGAGTGCGGGCCAAAATGTGACAGTCAGATTGAGTTTGTCAAGAACTTCAAAGGTGCAGCTCAGATACTCGAGCAGAAGGGTTACACACAGTTCACCCCTCACTACATAACATGGTATTGCCCAGAGGCATTCATTCTGAGCAAACAATGCAAATCCCAGTGCATCAACCATGGGAGGTACTGTGCTCCAGATCCTGAGCAGGATTTTAGCAAAGGGTATGATGGAAAAGATGTTGTAGTACAGAATCTACGCCAAGCTTGCTTTTATAAAGTGGTCAGTGAAAGTAAAAAGCCATGGCTTTGGTGGGACTATGTGactgatttttcaatccgttgCCCAATGAAGGACAAGAAATACACCAAAGAGTGTGCAGATCAAGTTATCCAATCTCTTG GTGTTGATCTTAGGAAGATAGATAAATGCATAGGAGACCCTGAGGCAGATGTGGAAAACGAAGTTCTTAAAGCTGAACAAGATACACAG ATCGGAAAAGGGTCTCGAGGAGATGTGACTATACTTCCAACTCTTGTAATAAACAACAGGCAATATAGAG GTAAGTTGGGCAAAGGAGCAGTTCTTAAGGCGATATGTGCAGGTTTTGAAGAGACCACGGAGCCAGCCATATGCTTAAGTGAAG ATGTAGAAACCAACGAGTGTCTAGAAAACAATGGTGGGTGCTGGCAGGACAAGGCTGCTAACCTTACTGCATGCAAG GATACTTTCCGGGGTAGAGTATGTGAATGTCCTGTAGTTCAGGGTGTGAAGTTTGTTGGTGATGGTTATACTCGCTGTGAAG CTTCGGGTTCTTCACGTTGTGAACTTAACAATGGAGGATGCTGGAAGAAAACTCAAGATGGCAGGACCTTTTCTGCTTGTGCT GAAGATCATTCTCAAGGTTGCAAGTGTCCTCCAGGATTCAAGGGTGATGGAGTAAATTCCTGTGAAG ATGTGGATGAATGCAAAGACAAGCTGGCCTGCCAGTGTTCAGAATGCAAATGCAAAAATACCTGGGGCAGTTATGACTGCAGCTGCGGTGGTGGTTTATTGTATATGCAAGAACATGACACGTGCATAA GTAAAGCTGCCAACACAAATTACAGCTGGAGCTTTGTTTGGATTATTATTCTTGGCTTGGCTGCTGCTGGTGTTGCTGGATATGCAATTTACAAGTACAGAATCCGG AGATACATGGATTCAGAGATACGGGCTATCATGGCACAGTATATGCCATTGGATAGTCAAGCAGACATCCCTGTTCATCATGCTCCCCGTGGGGACATCTGA